In Quercus robur chromosome 10, dhQueRobu3.1, whole genome shotgun sequence, a genomic segment contains:
- the LOC126703390 gene encoding LOW QUALITY PROTEIN: inactive glucose-1-phosphate adenylyltransferase small subunit 2, chloroplastic (The sequence of the model RefSeq protein was modified relative to this genomic sequence to represent the inferred CDS: deleted 1 base in 1 codon) has protein sequence MVILQLSLPTPVNPQTNGAITGLTRTCQKRSSKFHPTLPPRLFITNSHESQYPFSLFQPANEGVAAIVFGDGSESRLYPLTKRRSEGAIPIAANYRLVDVVVSNCINSNINKIYALTQCNSTSLNSHLSRAYSGLGLGREGLVEVIAAYQSPEYEGWFQGAADAVRRCLWVMEEYPVSEFLILPGHHLYKMDYQKIIEAHRNSKADITIAALGASRDQDPGFGFLTVNSENQVLEFRLKSESKPISFVSVSLSLSTQALLCLNFKFWFYNYSGNFMRRFKSEIQEETSRKCNDIAYCYSSMGIYLINKDTVVKLLREHFPKANDFASEVIPGAISKGMKVHGFIFNEYWEDMRSIEAFYQANMESTKKANIGFNFFDKESPMYTLPRCLPSTLITDAVITDSIIGGGCILNRCKIKGTVVGMRAKIQEGAVIEDSVIMGSDVYQMEDIQCGMNKKGIDIPIGIGEDTQIRKAIVDKNARIGKNVLIINKDNVQEGNNEANGFIISGGIVVVLCSAVIPDGSIV, from the exons ATGGTGATATTGCAGCTCTCTCTTCCCACCCCTGTAAATCCTCAAACAAATGGTGCCATTACTGGATTAACAAGAACATGTCAAAAACGCTCATCAAAGTTTCATCCTACTCTTCCTCCAAGATTGTTCATAACCAATTCACATGAATCTCAATACCCCTTTTCACTGTTCCAGCCAGCTAATGAG GGTGTAGCAGCAATTGTGTTTGGAGATGGATCGGAGTCAAGGCTTTACCCGTTGACTAAAAGAAGATCGGAAGGGGCTATTCCTATAGCAGCAAATTACAGACTTGTTGATGTGGTTGTTAGCAACTGCATTAATAGTAACATAAACAAGATATATGCTCTTACACAATGCAACTCAACTTCTCTCAATTCCCACCTTTCCAGGGCTTATTCTGGATTAGGCCTTGGGAGAGAAGGCCTTGTCGAAGTAATTGCTGCTTATCAGAGCCCTGAATATGAAGGCTGGTTTCAG GGAGCTGCAGATGCTGTTAGAAGATGCTTGTGGGTAATGGAAGAGTATCCAGTGTCTGAGTTTCTGATCCTTCCTGGTCACCACCTCTACAAAATGGACTACCAGAAAATCATTGAGGCTCATCGAAACAGCAAGGCTGACATAACTATTGCAGCATTGGGGGCTTCGAGAGATCAAGACCCAGGTTTTGGCTTTCTGACCGTGAATTCTGAAAATCAAGTTCTAGAGTTTAGATTGAAGTCGGAGAGTAAGCCAATCAGTTTTGTTTCTGTAAGT CTCTCACTCTCTACTCAAGCTCTcctatgtttaaattttaaattttggttttataATTATTCTGGGAATTTTATGAGGAGATTCAAATCTGAAATTCAGGAGGAAACCTCAAGAAAATGCAATGATATTGCTTATTGTTATTCAAGTATGGGAATATATCTCATTAACAAAGATACAGTAGTAAAGCTCCTAAGAGAACATTTTCCCAAGGCAAATGACTTTGCAAGTGAAGTAATACCAGGTGCAATATCCAAAGGAATGAAG GTACACGGTTTTATCTTTAATGAATATTGGGAGGACATGAGGAGCATTGAAGCATTCTACCAAGCAAATATGGAAAgcacaaagaaagcaaacataGGATTTAA TTTCTTTGATAAAGAGTCTCCTATGTACACTTTGCCAAGGTGTCTGCCTTCAACTCTTATAACTGATGCTGTCATAACAGATAGTATCATCGGAGGTGGTTGCATTCTCAAT AGGTGCAAGATCAAAGGTACGGTAGTTGGTATGAGGGCAAAAATTCAAGAAGGGGCAGTAATTGAGGATTCAGTGATCATGGGTTCTGATGTCTATCAA ATGGAAGATATTCAGTGTGGCATGAACAAGAAGGGCATTGACATTCCTATAGGAATTGGGGAAGATACTCAAATACGGAAAGCCATTGTAGATAAGAATGCAAGAATTGGCAAAAATGTTTTG ATTATTAACAAAGACAATGTACAAGAAGGCAACAATGAAGCTAATGGCTTCATCATCAGTGGTGGAATTGTGGTCGTTCTTTGTAGTGCAGTGATCCCAGATGGCAGCATTGTATGA
- the LOC126703218 gene encoding 6,7-dimethyl-8-ribityllumazine synthase, chloroplastic — protein sequence MKMAASFASTHCFLPLYQSRLAPTHHLQNNTTSSSTTIPLHLNRNSNSKPLSFSSSHAGRNGFNAVVESEKKKDRLSSFAQTAVVRNLMGSVTNTQALRFAVVVARFNEIITKRLLEGALSTFNHYSVLEDNIDVVWVPGSFEIGVAAERLGKSQKYHAILCIGAVIRGDTSHYDVVVNSAASGVLSAGLNSGVPCIFGVLTCDNMDQALNRAGGKSGNKGSETALTAIEMASLFEHHLK from the exons ATGAAAATGGCAGCGTCGTTTGCTTCCACCCACTGCTTTCTTCCTCTCTACCAATCGCGTCTCGCACCAACGCACCATCTTCAAAATAATACTACGAGTTCGAGTACTACCATCCCACTACACCTTAATCGCAACTCAAACTCAAAGcctctctccttttcttcttcgCATGCAG GAAGGAATGGTTTTAATGCCGTTGTTGAGAGTGAGAAGAAGAAGGATCGGTTGTCGTCGTTTGCACAAACTGCTGTCGTGAGGAATTTGATGGGTTCTGTCACCAATACTCAAGCTCTTCGCTTTGCTGTG GTTGTGGCGCGGTTTAATGAGATTATCACTAAGCGGCTGTTAGAGGGAGCTTTGTCTACTTTCAATCATTACTCCGTTCTGGAAGACAACATTGAT GTTGTATGGGTTCCTGGTAGTTTCGAAATTGGCGTTGCTGCAGAAAGGCTAGGGAAGTCCCAAAAATATCATGCAATTTTATGTATTGGAGCTGTG ATTAGAGGTGACACATCCCACTATGATGTTGTTGTTAACTCAGCAGCATCTGGAGTACTTTCAGCAGGTTTAAATTCAG GAGTTCCATGCATATTTGGTGTACTGACTTGCGATAACATGGACCAG GCATTAAATCGTGCTGGCGGTAAATCTGGCAATAAGGGTTCTGAGACTGCTTTGACCGCT ATTGAGATGGCATCTTTGTTTGAGCACCATCTGAAGTAA